The following are encoded in a window of Castanea sativa cultivar Marrone di Chiusa Pesio chromosome 5, ASM4071231v1 genomic DNA:
- the LOC142635636 gene encoding uncharacterized protein LOC142635636, with the protein MEGVGARLGRTSTRYGPATVFTGPVRKWKKKWVHVAPSTKDNNNHNHNHNHNHNHSHQIHNHGGATATATAANGTSTNGNNGSHLLLYKWTPITQSQNTNNNNNNSSNNNSSSNNNNSNTNVNGGDKSDVAAAPEEPPRRKIRYIPIAVLEEQKNEDAENEDAEKVDDDDDEEDDDDDKQIDIDPNASESTAKVEVLDEKPDINDVPMEENQVYVMVLWMQLGHFSEMQREAMGVYTGVIPYLCGVVHHVSVGGDFKGFRIICFICCYWLCGSLIILVVQIAVLEEQKNEDAENKAAEKVDDDDKQIDINPKATESTAKVEVLDEKPDLNDVPMEENLDNNQLVRQDLNESTLDLSLGLNSHDDDHDPDSKTD; encoded by the exons ATGGAGGGAGTTGGGGCCCGACTTGGGAGGACCTCGACTCGGTACGGACCGGCCACTGTGTTCACTGGGCCAGTCCGGAAGTGGAAGAAGAAGTGGGTCCATGTAGCTCCTTCTACTAAggacaacaacaaccacaaccacaaccacaaccacaaccacaatcaTTCTCATCAGATTCACAATCATGGTGgcgccaccgccaccgccaccgccgccAACGGTACGAGTACTAACGGTAATAACGGTTCTCATCTCTTGCTTTACAAGTGGACCCCAATCACTCAAAGCCAGAACaccaataacaacaacaacaatagcagcaacaacaacagcagcagcaacaacaataaCAGCAATACTAACGTCAATGGGGGGGACAAGAGTGACGTGGCAGCTGCCCCGGAGGAACCGCCTCGTCGTAAAATCAGATACATTCCG ATTGCTGTTCTAGAGGAACAGAAGAATGAGGATGCAGAAAACGAGGATGCAGAAAaggttgatgatgatgatgatgaagaagatgatgatgatgataaacAAATTGATATTGATCCTAATGCATCAGAGTCAACCGCAAAGGTTGAGGTTCTGGACGAGAAACCTGACATTAATGACGTGCCTATGGAGGAAAATCAG GTCTATGTTATGGTCTTATGGATGCAACTTGGTCACTTCTCTGAGATGCAGAGAGAGGCAATGGGGGTGTACACAGGTGTTATCCCTTACCTTTGTGGCGTGGTTCATCATGTAAGTGTAGGTGGGGATTTCAAAGGCTTCAG AATTATATGTTTCATTTGTTGTTATTGGCTTTGTGGATCATTGATCATTTTGGTTGTGCAGATTGCTGTTCTAGAGGAACAGAAGAATGAGGATGCAGAAAACAAGGCTGCAGAAAaggttgatgatgatgataaacAAATTGATATAAATCCTAAAGCAACAGAGTCAACCGCAAAGGTTGAGGTTCTGGACGAGAAACCTGACCTTAATGACGTGCCTATGGAGGAAAATCTG GACAATAATCAATTAGTACGCCAAGATCTGAATGAGAGCACTTTGGATTTGAGTTTAGGCTTGAACTCACATGATGATGACCATGATCCTGATTCAAAAACTGATTAG
- the LOC142636152 gene encoding mitochondrial pyruvate carrier 4, with translation MASSKLQALWNHPAGPKTIHFWAPTFKWGISIANIADFSKPPEKLSYPQQIAVTCTGIVWSRYSTVITPKNWNLFSVNVAMAGTGLYQLSRKIKQDYFPDAEAVVAKE, from the exons ATGGCATCTTCGAAGCTCCAAGCACTCTGGAACCACCCAGCAGGGCCTAAAACCA TTCACTTTTGGGCACCAACTTTTAAATGGGGCATCAGCATAGCCAACATTGCTGACTTCTCCAAACCTCCTGAAAAACTTTCATATCCTCAGCAAATAG CGGTTACTTGCACTGGAATTGTTTGGTCACGTTATAGCACTGTAATCACCCCG AAGAACTGGAATCTTTTTAGTGTAAATGTTGCAATGGCAGGGACAGGGCTCTACCAACTTTCACGCAAAATAAA GCAAGATTATTTCCCCGACGCTGAGGCAGTTGTTGCCAAagaatga
- the LOC142634079 gene encoding mediator of RNA polymerase II transcription subunit 11 yields MDSQSQNTSLQRLQNVEKEIVRVLELAGGVMDEMANPTGPRKELINSHCLEFMQLIKDIQVTLRDEIKSACEYRPFEKCDYGSRITNEICCKKLDYVISQLDGMKQTIDEYHSAV; encoded by the exons ATGGATTCACAGAGCCAGAACACTTCGTTGCAACGGCTTCAAAATGTGGAGAag GAAATCGTTAGGGTCTTGGAGTTGGCAGGAGGGGTCATGGATGAGATGGCCAACCCAACTGGACCAAGAAAGGAACTCATCAACAGCCACTGCCTCGAGTTCATGCAATTGATCAAG GACATCCAAGTAACACTGCGTGATGAAATCAAAAGTGCATGCGAATACCGTCCATTTGAGAAGTGTGATTATGGTTCGAGAATAACTAATGAGATCTGTTGCAAGAAACTGGATTATGTCATTTCACAGTTGGATGGAATGAAACAAACCATTGATGAATATCATAGTGCAGTTTGA